Proteins encoded within one genomic window of Methanosarcina barkeri str. Wiesmoor:
- a CDS encoding ABC transporter ATP-binding protein — protein sequence MIEVRNLSKSYGSRKAVNDISFSIGKSELFGLLGPNGSGKTTMIKMLTGQIKPTFGSVRVLGVDVLEDPIRARELAGIVPEQETPPSFLTAEEYLYFVAKIRKMENYEKACEKWFEFLDFGDQNNSLCKDLSRGTRQKLMFAQAFLHEPELAIIDEPLINLDPVMQKKVKDFLTICVKNGGTVFISTHILEIAKQICTSIGIIYKGKMVYTGRVDDPVLQERSFEEFFLELVSQSGNSGIGLIIPAH from the coding sequence ATGATTGAAGTAAGAAATCTTTCTAAATCCTACGGAAGTAGAAAGGCAGTAAATGACATTTCCTTTTCGATTGGAAAAAGTGAGCTTTTTGGGCTTCTGGGCCCTAACGGGTCAGGAAAAACAACCATGATCAAAATGCTTACCGGTCAAATAAAGCCAACCTTCGGCTCAGTCAGGGTACTGGGAGTAGATGTGCTCGAAGACCCTATTCGAGCTCGCGAACTTGCAGGTATTGTTCCTGAACAGGAAACTCCACCGAGTTTTTTGACGGCAGAGGAATACCTCTATTTTGTTGCAAAGATCCGGAAAATGGAAAACTACGAGAAAGCCTGTGAAAAATGGTTTGAATTCCTGGATTTTGGGGACCAGAATAATTCACTGTGCAAGGACCTCTCAAGAGGCACAAGACAAAAACTGATGTTTGCCCAGGCTTTCCTGCATGAGCCTGAACTCGCAATTATTGATGAGCCTCTAATCAACTTAGACCCTGTAATGCAGAAAAAAGTAAAGGATTTTCTCACAATCTGTGTGAAAAACGGGGGAACAGTTTTTATTTCAACACATATCCTTGAAATTGCAAAACAGATCTGTACCAGCATTGGGATCATTTACAAAGGAAAAATGGTTTATACAGGCCGCGTGGACGATCCTGTTCTTCAGGAAAGGAGCTTTGAAGAATTCTTTCTGGAACTGGTAAGCCAATCAGGGAATTCCGGCATCGGTTTGATTATACCTGCACATTAA
- the pap gene encoding polyphosphate:AMP phosphotransferase, which translates to MLEKIDLSKKVTIAEYKKNHKIFKSKLGELQRKARDLKIPVILVFEGWHVSGMAEDINRFIISLDPRGYDFHTMTRPCYEELLKPFIVRYWSRVPVRGKIGIFDRSWYSRAIIESLEKNKSEEELWKFLEEINYFERQLADDGYLIIKFFLHISEKEHKERFKDLKKVDIPIFDEYEEGAKQDLDFIHKYGEYLPLVEKTLEKTDMPYAPWTIVEANDRNFATLKIMTTVIHAIEDSIEQATRIPAEQTLKYLDTETPEVPQLNNSILEKIDLSKKLDADEYKKSKKLYQQKLADLQYKLFEKKRPLVVVFEGWDAAGKGGNIYRFVENLNPRLYRVVPVGSPNDVEKAHHYLWRFCEGIPRAGHITIFDRSWYGRVMVERIEGFCSEDEWKRAYREINEFEEILTQAGAIVVKFWLHIDKETQLERFNSRQHDPEKKWKITDEDWRNRNRWEDYKIAVDEMFQKTSTINAQWVIVESNDKRYSRIKVLRSVVEAIEKGLKK; encoded by the coding sequence ATGCTTGAAAAAATTGATCTCTCTAAAAAAGTAACAATTGCTGAGTATAAAAAAAATCACAAAATATTTAAATCCAAGCTCGGAGAACTACAGCGCAAAGCCCGAGATTTGAAAATACCTGTTATCCTCGTTTTTGAAGGCTGGCACGTATCCGGAATGGCAGAGGATATCAACCGTTTTATTATTTCTCTGGACCCAAGAGGATACGATTTCCACACAATGACCAGGCCCTGCTATGAAGAACTTCTTAAGCCCTTCATTGTACGCTACTGGTCCAGAGTTCCTGTGAGAGGAAAGATTGGAATCTTTGATAGGAGCTGGTATAGCAGAGCAATTATAGAGAGTCTGGAAAAGAATAAATCGGAAGAAGAACTGTGGAAATTCCTGGAAGAAATAAACTATTTTGAGCGGCAACTTGCCGATGATGGGTACCTTATAATAAAATTTTTCCTTCATATCAGTGAAAAAGAGCATAAAGAACGGTTTAAAGACCTCAAAAAAGTTGATATTCCGATATTTGACGAGTATGAAGAAGGAGCAAAACAGGACCTTGATTTCATCCATAAATACGGTGAGTATCTACCACTTGTCGAGAAGACCCTGGAGAAGACCGATATGCCTTATGCTCCCTGGACAATAGTGGAAGCTAATGATAGGAACTTTGCAACTTTAAAAATTATGACGACGGTCATCCATGCGATTGAAGATTCTATTGAACAGGCAACCAGAATACCGGCTGAACAGACCCTAAAATATCTGGATACGGAAACACCCGAGGTCCCTCAGCTTAACAATTCTATTCTGGAAAAAATTGACCTCTCCAAAAAGCTGGATGCCGATGAATATAAAAAATCAAAAAAGTTATACCAGCAAAAACTTGCAGACCTCCAGTATAAGCTTTTTGAGAAAAAGCGTCCCTTGGTTGTTGTCTTTGAAGGCTGGGACGCTGCCGGAAAAGGAGGAAACATCTACCGTTTTGTAGAGAATCTAAATCCCAGGCTCTATAGGGTCGTCCCTGTGGGTTCACCGAATGACGTAGAAAAAGCCCATCATTACCTCTGGCGTTTCTGTGAAGGAATCCCTAGAGCCGGCCATATAACAATTTTTGATCGGAGTTGGTACGGCCGCGTCATGGTAGAAAGAATTGAAGGCTTTTGCAGTGAGGATGAATGGAAAAGGGCTTACAGGGAGATCAATGAATTTGAAGAAATCCTGACACAGGCCGGAGCAATTGTAGTTAAGTTCTGGCTTCACATTGATAAGGAAACTCAACTGGAACGTTTTAACAGCCGGCAACATGACCCTGAGAAAAAATGGAAAATTACAGATGAAGACTGGCGGAACAGGAACAGATGGGAAGATTATAAAATTGCAGTCGATGAGATGTTCCAGAAAACAAGCACAATAAATGCCCAGTGGGTTATTGTAGAATCAAACGACAAACGATACTCCAGAATCAAAGTACTGAGAAGTGTTGTTGAAGCCATTGAAAAAGGGCTGAAAAAATAA
- a CDS encoding nitrous oxide reductase family maturation protein NosD encodes MKINKKLGLISIALILCLIIVSSTASAATINVGPNEKYKTIQKAVDAAYKGDTIIVNSGTYPENVHITKDNLTILGKEYPKVYGFYNAEESNDDFGREYININGFSITKNGIDLVGRAARGQIIKNNYFHSCGVSFDGDMASGTIESNYFTNGGIFLSQASVNITGNEIKNADVGIWLAQGAGSGTYASISNNKIIGCNVGIKFYHESSSPGIYNNYFSNKENVVFDSSWKSAVSWNTTKTAGSNIVSGPYIAGNFWGSPDGEGFSQTTSDKNHDGIADSPYVLDSKNIDYLPLVAIKTPVNTPVASFNMSKSSGKAPLKVKFTDTSTGSPTSWFWNFGDGSKSYLQNPVHKYSKAGTYTVSLTVKNAKGKNTVTKTDCVKVITKPVAVFSASPTSGKTPLKVKFTDTSTGSPTSWFWKFGDGSKSYLQNPVHKYSKAGTYTVSLTVKNAAGLNKVTKTEYIKVITKPAANFTSSVTSGKAPLKVKFTDTSTGIPAKWRWDFGDGSKSFHQNPVHKYSKAGTYTVSLTVKNTKGKNTVTKTKYIKVV; translated from the coding sequence ATGAAAATTAACAAGAAACTTGGTTTAATATCGATAGCGCTGATTTTATGTTTAATCATTGTTTCATCTACTGCATCAGCCGCTACTATCAATGTAGGACCCAACGAAAAATACAAGACAATTCAAAAGGCTGTGGACGCCGCTTATAAAGGGGATACGATTATTGTTAATTCTGGAACCTACCCTGAGAACGTTCATATTACAAAAGATAACTTAACAATTCTTGGAAAGGAGTATCCAAAGGTTTATGGATTCTATAATGCTGAGGAATCTAATGATGACTTCGGCAGAGAATATATTAATATCAATGGTTTCTCTATCACTAAAAACGGAATTGATTTAGTTGGTAGAGCAGCACGTGGCCAAATAATAAAAAATAATTATTTCCATTCTTGTGGTGTTTCTTTTGATGGAGATATGGCTTCTGGTACTATCGAAAGTAACTATTTCACAAATGGTGGGATTTTTTTAAGTCAAGCTTCAGTAAATATAACCGGAAACGAAATTAAGAATGCGGATGTTGGAATTTGGTTAGCTCAAGGAGCTGGATCAGGAACATATGCATCAATTTCAAACAATAAGATAATTGGGTGTAATGTAGGAATTAAGTTTTATCATGAAAGTAGTTCTCCTGGTATTTATAACAATTACTTTAGCAACAAAGAGAACGTAGTATTCGATTCATCGTGGAAAAGCGCTGTAAGCTGGAATACTACTAAAACCGCAGGTTCTAATATCGTTTCAGGACCTTACATTGCCGGGAACTTCTGGGGCTCCCCTGATGGCGAAGGTTTCTCTCAGACAACTTCTGATAAGAACCATGATGGAATTGCAGATTCCCCCTATGTTCTAGACAGTAAAAATATTGACTACTTGCCTCTGGTTGCTATTAAAACTCCGGTAAACACCCCGGTAGCTTCTTTTAATATGTCAAAATCAAGCGGGAAAGCACCATTAAAGGTTAAATTTACTGACACAAGCACTGGCTCCCCAACTTCCTGGTTCTGGAACTTTGGAGATGGGTCAAAGTCATACCTCCAGAACCCGGTTCACAAGTATTCAAAAGCAGGAACATATACTGTTAGCTTAACAGTAAAGAATGCTAAAGGCAAGAACACGGTAACAAAAACAGATTGTGTAAAAGTGATAACAAAACCAGTTGCTGTATTCTCTGCATCTCCAACCTCTGGAAAAACGCCATTAAAGGTTAAATTTACTGATACAAGCACTGGCTCTCCAACTTCCTGGTTCTGGAAATTTGGAGACGGGTCAAAGTCATACCTCCAGAATCCGGTTCACAAGTATTCAAAAGCAGGAACATATACTGTTAGCTTAACAGTAAAGAATGCAGCAGGACTTAACAAGGTAACAAAAACAGAATATATAAAAGTGATAACAAAACCTGCTGCAAACTTCACCAGCAGTGTTACATCAGGAAAAGCACCATTAAAGGTTAAATTTACTGACACAAGCACAGGAATACCTGCTAAATGGAGATGGGATTTTGGAGACGGATCAAAGTCATTCCATCAGAATCCGGTTCACAAGTATTCAAAAGCAGGAACATATACTGTTAGCTTAACAGTAAAGAATACTAAAGGTAAGAACACGGTAACAAAAACAAAATATATAAAAGTTGTATAA
- a CDS encoding PKD domain-containing protein yields MLFLLAIPLPAMARAPTADFYADKTYGSAPLHVNFYSTDVTGDPTSYFWKFEHETSSDWNSHHFGSAVHTFRHPGVYDVSLTVSNADGSTTKTKSSYITVKE; encoded by the coding sequence TTGCTATTTCTATTAGCCATTCCATTGCCTGCAATGGCACGAGCACCTACAGCAGACTTCTATGCTGATAAAACATATGGAAGTGCACCTTTGCATGTTAACTTTTACAGCACTGACGTCACAGGCGACCCAACTAGCTACTTCTGGAAGTTTGAACATGAAACAAGTAGCGATTGGAATTCGCATCACTTTGGAAGTGCTGTTCACACATTTAGACATCCAGGGGTTTATGACGTTAGTCTAACTGTATCAAATGCGGACGGGAGCACAACCAAAACGAAGTCAAGTTATATCACGGTTAAAGAGTAA
- a CDS encoding universal stress protein, whose translation MEAINFKKIMVATDGSPCSGLVAEKGIELARLSGGKVYAVYVVSTTYMAPINGESFPMSVDPYWESIHEAWKKQGKEAVDSVKSLGETKGINVETVLLEGSPSEELIRYAEEEKMDIVVMGTLGKTGLNRLLLGSVAENLVRHSKVPVMVVRDKCDL comes from the coding sequence ATGGAAGCTATTAATTTTAAGAAAATAATGGTTGCAACCGATGGCTCGCCCTGCTCTGGGCTGGTTGCTGAAAAAGGGATTGAGCTTGCTCGGTTGAGTGGAGGAAAAGTTTATGCGGTCTATGTGGTATCAACGACTTACATGGCTCCTATCAATGGGGAGTCCTTTCCCATGAGTGTAGACCCTTACTGGGAATCCATACATGAGGCATGGAAAAAGCAGGGGAAGGAGGCTGTAGATTCTGTAAAAAGCTTGGGAGAGACGAAAGGGATTAATGTAGAGACTGTTCTTCTTGAAGGCAGTCCCTCAGAAGAGCTGATCCGGTATGCTGAAGAAGAAAAAATGGATATTGTTGTTATGGGCACTCTTGGAAAGACAGGACTGAACAGGTTGCTTCTTGGCAGCGTTGCAGAAAACCTGGTCCGTCACTCGAAGGTTCCGGTTATGGTTGTAAGGGACAAGTGCGATTTATGA
- the eno gene encoding phosphopyruvate hydratase, with translation MSYIGLQQDSGEYKIQKIHAREILDSRGNPTVEVDVFTPKGFGRAGVPSGASTGTNEALELRDADPNRYGGKGVLTAVKNVNTIIQKELLGLDVRNQREIDELMIELDETDNKSNLGANAILGVSMAVARAAADSLNVPLYRYLGGSNAFTLPVPTMNVLNGGKHAGNDLAIQEFMIQPKGAETFYEALQIGAEIYHVLGKILEKKYGRSSTNVGYEGGYAPKMSESTEALDALAQAIEEAGYTDTEVTIGLDAAASEFYEDEAYAIDGKKLSAPELMDYYVELVNSYPILSIEDPFYEEAFEDFEALTNELWDTIIVGDDLFVTNIERLSKGVDMGAANALLLKVNQIGTISEAFDAANMASRNGYTVIVSHRSAETEDTTIADISVAIGAEMIKTGAPARGERTAKYNQLLRIEEDLGEVAHYVQL, from the coding sequence ATGTCGTATATCGGTCTACAGCAGGATTCTGGAGAATATAAGATCCAAAAGATACATGCTCGGGAGATCCTGGATTCAAGGGGAAATCCCACTGTTGAAGTTGATGTGTTTACGCCAAAGGGATTTGGCAGAGCCGGTGTTCCTTCAGGGGCTTCTACTGGTACGAATGAAGCCCTTGAACTGCGGGATGCAGACCCTAATAGATATGGAGGAAAAGGAGTTCTCACTGCAGTAAAGAATGTGAACACCATCATCCAGAAGGAGTTGCTGGGGCTTGATGTCAGAAACCAGCGGGAAATCGATGAGCTTATGATCGAGCTCGATGAGACCGATAACAAATCAAACCTTGGGGCAAATGCAATTCTTGGGGTATCCATGGCTGTTGCAAGAGCTGCTGCAGATTCCTTGAATGTTCCTCTCTACCGCTATTTAGGAGGCTCAAATGCATTTACTCTTCCAGTGCCCACAATGAATGTCCTTAACGGGGGCAAGCATGCAGGCAATGATCTTGCAATCCAGGAGTTCATGATTCAACCCAAAGGCGCAGAAACCTTTTACGAAGCTCTCCAGATCGGAGCCGAAATCTATCACGTTCTTGGTAAAATACTGGAAAAGAAATACGGCCGGTCTTCTACTAATGTGGGCTATGAAGGAGGATATGCTCCCAAGATGAGTGAGTCAACCGAAGCCCTTGATGCCCTTGCCCAGGCTATTGAGGAAGCAGGCTACACTGACACCGAGGTTACAATCGGGCTTGATGCTGCAGCCTCCGAGTTTTATGAAGATGAAGCCTACGCAATCGACGGCAAGAAACTCTCTGCTCCCGAACTGATGGACTACTATGTCGAACTTGTGAACTCCTATCCAATCCTTTCCATTGAAGACCCATTCTATGAGGAAGCCTTTGAGGACTTCGAAGCTCTGACCAATGAGCTCTGGGACACAATTATTGTTGGTGACGACCTCTTTGTTACAAACATTGAGAGGCTTTCAAAAGGCGTTGACATGGGGGCAGCAAATGCACTTCTCTTAAAGGTCAACCAGATCGGAACTATTTCCGAAGCTTTTGATGCCGCAAATATGGCTTCCAGAAACGGCTATACCGTAATAGTAAGCCACCGTTCTGCCGAAACCGAAGACACAACAATTGCGGATATCTCGGTAGCTATTGGAGCAGAAATGATCAAGACCGGAGCTCCGGCCCGTGGAGAAAGAACAGCTAAATATAACCAGCTTCTCAGAATAGAAGAAGACCTGGGTGAAGTTGCACATTACGTGCAGCTCTAA
- a CDS encoding transcriptional regulator, producing the protein MTDDSPVNLTEKEYSIIDMLQSLGLPRTEATAIVCLKDCSELRSLHIELVSGLRQPEVSVAMRPLRERGWVEERSEKKNKGKGRPVKYYQLTLPFSQIVKVLEDEFLKGNNEKMIALKRLRELETILQN; encoded by the coding sequence ATGACCGACGATTCTCCAGTTAATTTAACCGAAAAAGAGTATTCAATTATTGACATGCTCCAGAGCCTGGGCCTCCCGAGGACGGAGGCCACCGCAATCGTATGTCTAAAAGACTGCAGTGAGCTAAGGTCCCTTCATATTGAACTTGTATCTGGACTTAGACAACCGGAAGTAAGTGTAGCCATGCGCCCCCTGCGGGAGAGAGGTTGGGTTGAAGAAAGGTCTGAAAAAAAGAATAAAGGAAAAGGCAGACCTGTAAAATACTACCAGTTAACTTTACCCTTCTCACAAATCGTAAAAGTCCTTGAAGACGAATTTTTAAAAGGTAATAACGAAAAAATGATTGCACTCAAAAGACTTCGAGAACTGGAGACAATATTGCAAAATTGA
- a CDS encoding PPC domain-containing DNA-binding protein: MEYAAGKIGRVFTVRIDSGDDLILELIKLAELERIESAVFVLLGALKEAKIVTGPKESIIPPEPVWSGFDDAHEILGIGDIFLMEGKPKIHLHAGAGRGDSVKLGCLRGESEVFMVVEAFVFELEGFSARRIADKEQGFAPVGFERVLDMK; this comes from the coding sequence ATGGAATATGCAGCAGGAAAAATAGGTAGAGTATTTACCGTAAGGATCGATTCTGGAGACGACTTGATTCTGGAACTGATTAAACTTGCTGAACTGGAGCGCATCGAATCTGCTGTTTTCGTATTGCTTGGCGCATTAAAAGAGGCAAAGATTGTCACAGGCCCTAAAGAAAGTATAATCCCTCCAGAACCTGTATGGTCCGGCTTTGACGATGCACATGAGATTCTGGGAATTGGAGATATTTTTTTAATGGAAGGAAAGCCTAAGATCCATCTGCATGCAGGCGCAGGCAGGGGAGATAGTGTAAAACTCGGGTGTTTGAGAGGAGAAAGCGAAGTTTTTATGGTAGTTGAGGCTTTTGTCTTCGAACTTGAAGGATTTTCTGCCAGAAGAATTGCAGATAAGGAACAGGGCTTTGCCCCTGTAGGTTTTGAGCGAGTTTTAGATATGAAATGA
- a CDS encoding ABC transporter ATP-binding protein, which translates to MTDELPIIELKNLTKIYKNGMEFRALDNANLKIKKREFVAIVGPSGSGKSTLMHMIGMLDTPSSGTLLIGGRDVTNMSDKERSEMRNRMLGFVFQYHHLLPDFTALENVIMPLLIAGKSRKEAQKIAESLLKEVGLEDRMEHKPGELSGGQNQRVAVARALSCSPAIVLGDEPTGNLDTKTGDLIYELLRRLNREHNQTFIVVTHNENLALKTDRIIRLVDGKITDQ; encoded by the coding sequence ATGACTGATGAACTCCCAATTATCGAGCTTAAAAACCTGACAAAAATATATAAAAATGGAATGGAATTTCGCGCGCTCGACAATGCAAACTTGAAAATTAAGAAAAGGGAATTCGTGGCAATTGTCGGACCATCCGGTTCGGGAAAAAGCACACTTATGCATATGATAGGCATGCTGGACACCCCAAGTTCTGGGACGCTCTTAATAGGCGGTAGAGACGTAACAAATATGTCGGATAAGGAACGTTCTGAGATGCGAAACAGAATGCTTGGTTTTGTTTTCCAGTACCATCACCTGCTCCCGGACTTTACGGCTCTGGAAAATGTAATAATGCCGCTCTTGATTGCGGGAAAAAGCAGGAAAGAAGCACAGAAAATTGCTGAAAGCCTCCTTAAAGAGGTAGGACTTGAAGACCGGATGGAACACAAGCCCGGTGAACTTTCAGGAGGGCAGAACCAGAGAGTCGCAGTAGCAAGGGCACTTAGTTGTTCTCCTGCAATCGTGCTTGGAGACGAGCCTACAGGCAACCTTGATACAAAAACGGGTGACCTGATCTATGAACTGCTCAGACGGCTGAACAGGGAGCATAATCAGACTTTTATCGTGGTTACTCATAATGAGAACCTGGCCTTAAAAACTGACAGAATTATCAGGCTTGTGGACGGAAAAATTACAGATCAGTGA
- a CDS encoding NAD(P)/FAD-dependent oxidoreductase: MDDKNKLSERGEESLDYDVIIVGAGPAGMFAAYELAEFKPLRILIVDMGRDIDERFCPMKTQTYCMHCTPCDIMCGVGGCGTFSDGTLNLRPDVGGDLAALTGDQTEAWQLVERVDKVFLKFGAPQGALLTESPEIEELKRRAASVGARFIEIKQRHIGSDNAPAVIGRFKRNLVDKGVDFLLETEVKDLLIEEETCRGIILSDEQELRASYVLLSPGRRGCNWVSDMIEKHGIEARYGGIDIGVRVEVPAIVMDPVTKINRDPKFHIQSRRYDDFVRTFCTNMRGFVVKEDYEGFIATNGHSLANAESENTNFAFLVRIELTEPIENTTKYARSIAKLATTIGGGKPVLQRMGDLRRGRRSTKERLAKNLVVNTLKDVTPGDISMALPHRIVMDIIEGLETLNEIIPGVTSDSTLLYAPEVKFYAMHLKVDRKMETSIKNLFAAGDGAGLSRDIVNAAATGILAAEGIMEMVKEKEGE, encoded by the coding sequence ATGGATGATAAAAATAAACTTTCGGAGAGAGGTGAAGAAAGTTTGGACTACGATGTAATAATCGTAGGGGCAGGGCCTGCTGGAATGTTTGCGGCTTACGAGCTTGCGGAATTTAAGCCACTGAGAATTCTGATTGTGGACATGGGCAGGGACATAGATGAACGCTTCTGCCCCATGAAAACCCAGACATACTGCATGCACTGTACACCCTGTGATATTATGTGCGGAGTAGGGGGCTGTGGGACTTTTTCGGACGGAACCTTAAACTTGCGGCCTGATGTTGGAGGAGACCTGGCAGCCCTGACAGGCGACCAGACCGAAGCCTGGCAGCTTGTAGAAAGAGTAGATAAGGTCTTTTTGAAATTTGGGGCTCCGCAAGGAGCTTTGCTGACCGAAAGCCCTGAAATAGAAGAACTTAAACGCAGAGCGGCCTCGGTAGGAGCACGTTTTATAGAGATAAAGCAGCGGCATATAGGTTCAGATAATGCCCCTGCAGTTATAGGGCGATTTAAACGGAACCTTGTTGACAAAGGAGTGGACTTCCTGCTTGAAACTGAAGTAAAAGATCTGTTGATTGAGGAAGAAACCTGCAGAGGCATTATACTTTCTGACGAACAAGAACTCCGGGCCAGTTATGTGCTTCTATCACCTGGAAGGAGGGGATGCAACTGGGTTTCAGATATGATTGAGAAACACGGAATTGAAGCCCGGTATGGCGGGATTGATATAGGAGTAAGGGTTGAAGTTCCTGCAATCGTTATGGATCCTGTAACGAAAATCAATCGAGACCCAAAGTTCCATATTCAGAGCCGCCGTTACGACGATTTTGTCCGGACTTTCTGTACGAATATGCGTGGATTTGTCGTAAAGGAAGATTATGAGGGCTTTATTGCAACTAACGGCCACTCTCTGGCAAACGCGGAGTCCGAAAACACCAATTTTGCCTTTCTTGTCCGAATCGAACTTACCGAGCCTATTGAAAATACCACAAAATATGCTCGTTCTATCGCAAAACTTGCAACCACGATCGGGGGAGGAAAGCCGGTCCTGCAGCGCATGGGCGACCTGAGAAGAGGCCGACGCTCTACAAAAGAACGCCTTGCAAAAAACCTTGTTGTAAATACACTCAAAGACGTAACCCCAGGCGATATTTCAATGGCTCTTCCCCACAGGATAGTCATGGATATAATCGAAGGCCTTGAGACCTTAAATGAGATCATTCCAGGCGTCACCTCAGATTCGACCCTGCTGTACGCCCCTGAAGTCAAGTTCTATGCAATGCACCTCAAAGTCGACAGGAAAATGGAAACCAGCATCAAAAATCTCTTTGCAGCCGGAGACGGGGCAGGGCTTTCAAGGGACATAGTCAATGCCGCTGCTACTGGAATTTTAGCAGCTGAAGGGATAATGGAAATGGTCAAAGAAAAGGAAGGAGAATAG